In Lolium rigidum isolate FL_2022 chromosome 7, APGP_CSIRO_Lrig_0.1, whole genome shotgun sequence, the DNA window tttcaactgacttgagaaaaggtaatgggtgagggggggtcccaataatcgtccccacgcgtggatagagcgctcaatctcggaatagataacaagaacttgggtcctaggggacattagcgagtcaaagttccgatgctttcgcaaaggggctcacagatgcctctgcttacaaattttagttgttaacaaataagtaaagcatgtgtatctccaacaactgatatagcatgtgataacctcccaacaacccaacatatcccgataacagatcgagataaacaacagagcctaaacacgcctacgactcgcaaggctcaaacatcaagcaacggctatgggtaaggaatgatacatataggattattatggtagacaagtggaataggacacgtgactcgataaagaagcgcaacataaggatagcaatgcgagggagagtgtataataggtgaagagagagggctcgcctgtgaaaagctgcagaagcacttgtcggagaactcgtcgtatctcacaacaccacttcgtgatcctatccgggaagaagaaaatgctgggacacacaacgcatgcaagtcttactactacggaataagaaccagcatgatcaagatgatatgcatgacatggcagatatggtgcgatgcaacttaaccatattaatcggagtcggaaccccggacaaacaagttaggttggagttgcatttctaccagcAAATTTAAGTGGtggttagcatggcatatcatggcaagggtgcgctacttcaaatttaagcggagcggggaaaaccatagttggaaatccaaaatactccgcatatatgttaggtgaacatgcataactaccactacgcgacatgatgcgagatgcaaacagatgaatggtcgtattcatgttccttgcatttttctgatcctttcatatataacactttgcaTTTGGGGTTATACTTTAGAAGATATTATTTTTACAAGATTTGCAAAAGGAATAAAACAAAAAGAGAGGGATATGGGCTGGTACAACGCCGGACCTGAGCAGCGAAAAGCGGGCTGCCGCGCGCTTGGCATCGAAGAAGCTGACGAGGATACGGCCCGAGGCCCAGTAGGCGCCGGATCTGAGTAGGAACAAAAAGAATTGGATGATTAAACCTGTAGCCTGTAATTTGAACCTGGGTATCCGGATTCAAGGATAAAGGACGAACCAGACATACTACGTCCCCGTTGTTGATATAGAAAAAGGCTCTACACTTATTGAAGCATCTTCGCCGCGAGAACTGAAACAAAATCAGAGAAAAAGGTTGGATTTAATCAGCGGTTGCAGGTAATTGAACACTGGTGTGTTGCTTAAGGGATCAAGGGCTGAACCAGTGTGCTGCTCATGCTTTTGTTGTAAAAACGAGGCTGGACAAAACTTGAACCAGCCGAGGACGTGAGGAAGAGCTTGCAGCCATGGCGGAGGAGCAGGTCTGTGATGGATTCGGCGGATGGGAGCGACCCGGGACGAGACAGATTGCGTCGAGGGTGCGCCATGACGTAGCGGTTCAGCTGCAGGTGATGGGATGGCCGGGGATGCACCGGagtgtcgccggcgacgagctcctGCGGAGGTTACCGGTGGTCAACGTCGGTAGAAAGAAAACGAGGACGAGATTGAGACGGGGAAGAGGTCCGGAAGAACGAGCACATCACCGGAAGCCGTGGAGGAGGTCGGAGAGGATGGGGGAGGTCTCCAGCGGCCAGAATTGAGGATTATCTCGCCGGAGACGGAGGAGGAATCGGCGACCGTGCGCTTGATACAAAGCGCCTCAGGTCGATTCCTTGGACGAGGATGTAGAGGACGACGCCGTGGATCTCCTGGTGCCCTCGGCTTGACGCGGGGTGGCTTGCTGTGATGGCGCCATGGCGAGGCAGTGGCGGTACTGAGGgagtgtaataacccagaacataggaacaacgaagggtagatttagaaatgggatgtgcatttcatcgcaaaacgggggaaattttcgcgccttattgcaactaaacctaagagggatcgaggttctctctcattttgcatctagggttaggcaatgtgagttagggaaatttcgacatgatctcttttgtaacttgttactttggggaatgtttgcatttgataagtgttaaacatttaaatataaacatcacacaatataaacaatgaatttaaaattcaaacacaagatacaaattcaaatcattttgaatttcaaagtaaatatcaaatacaatatttaatcaagaatatacacattacataatacaaaagctcataaaccaaaaacttgagctttattgatatacaacacaattacaaagtctttacaatattcttgatacaagaattgagatataatgaacagaataaaagaaaaggaaaaattacaagtttaattctaaactaaacctaaactaagtgtcttgaggatgatcttccggtcatattcaccttcaaacctgcaAATCAAATAACGAGTACTAGCCGAATACAAGTGTTAgcaagattcagtttagacagGTTAGCAGAAATAACACAAAGTTCGGTTTGGACAGTGAAACCGTCAcaagcacacttgtgcttgtccaaaaatcCCGGACAGACATC includes these proteins:
- the LOC124669699 gene encoding uncharacterized protein LOC124669699; translated protein: MAHPRRNLSRPGSLPSAESITDLLLRHGCKLFLTSSAGSSFVQPRFYNKSMSSTLFSRRRCFNKCRAFFYINNGDVVCLIRRLLGLGPYPRQLLRCQARGSPLFAAQHFLLPG